In one Trichlorobacter lovleyi SZ genomic region, the following are encoded:
- a CDS encoding STAS domain-containing protein → MSDLTLTHSTSSDGSALKISVAGRLAIDTAAELHGLLLEEIPSTNILLDVSGIEEIDLAGMQLICSACRTALRVQKRFNFSGCISPDVKKTIECVGLQRQSTCKHNADLPCIWCGGIN, encoded by the coding sequence ATGTCTGATCTGACCCTTACCCATAGTACCAGTAGCGACGGCAGCGCACTGAAAATCAGTGTGGCAGGCAGGCTGGCCATTGACACCGCTGCAGAATTACACGGTCTGCTTCTTGAAGAGATACCATCAACCAATATCCTGCTTGATGTTTCCGGCATCGAAGAAATTGACCTTGCTGGTATGCAGCTGATCTGTTCAGCCTGTCGCACCGCTCTACGTGTTCAGAAACGCTTTAACTTTTCAGGTTGTATCTCCCCTGATGTAAAAAAAACTATTGAATGTGTTGGGCTGCAACGCCAATCCACCTGCAAACACAACGCAGACCTACCCTGTATCTGGTGTGGAGGAATAAACTGA
- a CDS encoding MCP four helix bundle domain-containing protein, giving the protein MLKNMKIGKRLAVGFAAVLILLTIIAVVSYVNVTSLDNEMDSLIEDKIVKIDLLTDIRISANVSARAIRNMLLVSEPAERQKELARVKEAGEKITKGIEDFEKMIKTDSGRKLMAAVKDKRAAMQADQKQVIDLSQSGKRDEAIQLLTSKLRQSQAEYFKAIGEFMDYQKKLVKESGKKGIALANQTKTIVLVLGIASLIIGIFMGWFITKSIVTPINACVDAANKIAAGNTDVQLDSTAKDETGILQAAMNKMAEAIQALIKDASMLSDAAIAGKLATRADASKHQGDFQKIVVGVNETLDAVIGPLNVAAEYVDRISKGDIPPKITDSYNGDFNEIKNNLNGCMDAINALVGDANMLVNAAVEGKLATRADATKHQGDFRKIVQGVNDTLDAVIGPLNVAAEYVDRISKGDIPPRITDNYNGDFNEIKNNLNGCIDAVNALVGDANLLVKAAVEGKLSTRADASKHQGDFRAIVAGVNETLDAVIGPLNVAAEYVDRISKGDMPKTITDNYNGDFNDIKNNLNVLIEATNSITANAKQVAQGNLMVELKKRSENDDLMESLYNMVDKLKEIVREVQAAADGVATGGQQLSATAQSLSQGATEQAASAEEISSSMEEMSSSIKQNADNASQTEKISNKSASDAREGGKAVNETVAAMKEIATKISIIEEIARQTNLLALNAAIEAARAGEHGKGFAVVASEVRKLAERSQTAAGEISELSGRSVQVAEAAGQMLTAILPDIQRTAELVQEISASSKEQDAGADQINRAIQQLDQVIQQNASAAEEMASTTEELAGQAEQLKTTIAFFSLDTHGTQRALSHKQPARPAPQQRPLVTHTAPPRQAKSGGVHIDLGAKGKDHLDDEFEKF; this is encoded by the coding sequence ATGCTGAAGAACATGAAGATTGGTAAACGGTTGGCTGTTGGATTTGCAGCGGTCTTGATACTACTGACAATTATTGCTGTAGTGTCATACGTAAATGTGACCTCTCTTGACAACGAAATGGATAGCCTGATTGAGGACAAAATTGTAAAGATTGATCTGTTGACAGACATACGGATCAGCGCAAACGTCTCAGCCCGGGCTATCCGCAACATGCTGTTGGTTAGTGAACCTGCTGAACGCCAGAAAGAATTGGCCCGCGTCAAGGAAGCAGGGGAGAAAATAACCAAAGGCATTGAAGACTTTGAAAAAATGATCAAGACTGACAGCGGCAGAAAACTGATGGCAGCAGTAAAGGACAAACGTGCCGCAATGCAAGCTGATCAGAAGCAGGTCATCGATCTGTCCCAATCAGGTAAACGTGATGAAGCTATTCAGTTACTTACGAGTAAGCTTCGTCAATCACAGGCTGAATATTTCAAAGCCATTGGCGAGTTCATGGATTACCAGAAAAAACTGGTCAAAGAATCTGGTAAAAAGGGGATCGCCCTTGCCAATCAGACTAAAACAATAGTCCTGGTCTTAGGTATTGCATCACTTATCATTGGTATCTTCATGGGCTGGTTTATCACCAAGTCAATCGTTACCCCGATCAATGCCTGTGTTGATGCAGCCAACAAAATTGCAGCCGGCAACACCGATGTCCAACTTGACAGCACTGCCAAGGATGAGACCGGTATTCTGCAGGCAGCCATGAACAAGATGGCCGAGGCGATCCAGGCCCTGATCAAAGACGCCTCCATGTTGTCCGACGCCGCCATTGCCGGCAAGCTTGCTACCCGTGCCGATGCCTCCAAGCACCAGGGTGACTTCCAGAAGATCGTGGTTGGCGTCAACGAAACTCTTGATGCCGTAATCGGACCTTTGAACGTTGCCGCCGAGTATGTCGACCGGATCAGCAAGGGCGACATCCCGCCCAAGATTACCGATAGCTACAACGGTGATTTCAATGAGATCAAAAACAACCTGAACGGCTGCATGGACGCCATTAACGCCCTGGTTGGCGATGCCAACATGCTCGTCAACGCCGCAGTCGAAGGCAAACTTGCCACCCGCGCTGATGCAACTAAACACCAAGGTGACTTCCGCAAAATAGTCCAAGGTGTCAACGACACCCTGGATGCGGTCATCGGTCCGCTAAACGTAGCTGCCGAGTATGTTGACCGGATCAGCAAAGGCGATATTCCACCTCGTATTACAGACAACTACAACGGCGATTTCAACGAGATCAAAAACAACCTGAACGGCTGCATTGACGCGGTCAACGCACTGGTTGGCGATGCCAACCTGCTGGTCAAGGCCGCAGTTGAAGGCAAGCTGTCCACCCGTGCCGATGCATCCAAACACCAAGGTGATTTCCGCGCCATTGTGGCCGGTGTCAACGAAACCCTCGATGCCGTGATTGGCCCCCTGAATGTGGCAGCCGAGTATGTCGACCGGATCAGCAAAGGTGATATGCCTAAGACTATAACCGACAACTATAATGGCGATTTTAATGATATAAAGAATAATTTGAACGTACTGATCGAAGCGACCAACAGTATCACCGCCAATGCCAAGCAGGTTGCCCAGGGCAACCTGATGGTTGAACTGAAGAAGCGCAGCGAAAATGATGATCTGATGGAATCACTCTACAACATGGTGGACAAGCTGAAGGAGATCGTACGTGAAGTACAGGCAGCAGCTGACGGCGTTGCCACCGGCGGGCAGCAACTCTCTGCCACGGCCCAGTCCCTGTCTCAGGGTGCAACCGAGCAGGCTGCCTCTGCCGAAGAGATCTCCTCCAGCATGGAAGAGATGTCCTCCAGTATCAAGCAGAACGCCGACAACGCCAGCCAGACCGAGAAGATCTCCAACAAGTCGGCCAGCGATGCCCGTGAGGGCGGCAAGGCGGTCAATGAAACCGTGGCCGCCATGAAGGAGATTGCCACCAAGATCAGCATCATTGAAGAGATCGCCCGCCAGACCAACCTGCTTGCCCTGAACGCCGCCATTGAGGCAGCCCGGGCCGGTGAGCACGGCAAGGGATTTGCCGTGGTTGCCTCTGAAGTCCGCAAGCTGGCAGAGCGCAGCCAGACTGCCGCCGGTGAGATCAGCGAACTGTCAGGGAGAAGCGTCCAGGTGGCCGAGGCTGCCGGTCAGATGCTGACCGCCATCCTGCCGGATATCCAGCGTACTGCCGAGCTGGTACAGGAGATCAGTGCATCCAGCAAAGAGCAGGATGCCGGTGCCGACCAGATCAATCGTGCCATTCAGCAGCTTGATCAGGTCATCCAGCAAAACGCAAGCGCAGCTGAAGAGATGGCCTCCACCACCGAAGAGCTGGCTGGTCAGGCCGAGCAGCTCAAGACAACCATCGCCTTCTTCAGTCTTGACACCCACGGCACCCAGCGTGCTCTGTCCCACAAACAACCGGCCCGGCCTGCACCGCAACAACGCCCCTTGGTAACCCACACGGCACCACCAAGACAAGCCAAGAGCGGTGGCGTGCATATTGACCTGGGCGCTAAGGGCAAAGACCATCTGGATGATGAATTTGAGAAATTTTAG
- a CDS encoding methyl-accepting chemotaxis protein: MFWRSLKTNTRLLIINNLVVICIIGALTTLTMYSVFVQIEKFAIANQESRMATLKELLHQKGTTFSVVDNKLLAGSYQINNNFEIPDKVKELTGGTATIFMGDTRISTNVLTKEGKRAIGTTLQGKAHDAIFKENKAFHGKTRILGTTYYTAYEPIRDNAGKTIGVLYVGIKQSEFFAPFIGLTVKLGAAALILIVICAVLMSLSLRRFFGRYLGDDPVRISEIANQISQGDLSVNLDAQQAPDGSIIASMANMVTAIKALVADANLLSEAAIAGKLATRVDATKHKGDFHAIVAGVNGTLDAVIGPLNVAAEYVDRISKGDIPPHITDSYNGDFNDIKNNLNGCIDAITHLVADANMLARAAVEGKLSTRADATRHQGDFHAIVAGVNATLDAVIGPLQVAADYVNRISKGDIPPKITASYQGDFNEIKNNLNTCIDAVNALVADANLLVKAAVEGKLSTRADAGKHQGDFRAIVAGVNETLDAVIGPLNVAAEYVDRISKGDMPRIITDNYNGDFNDIKNNLNVLIEATNSITANAKQVAQGNLMVELKKRSENDDLMESLANMVEKLKEIVREVQAAADGIATGGQQLSATAQSLSQGATEQAASAEEISSSMEEMSSSIKQNADNASQTEKISNKSATDAREGGKAVNETVAAMKEIATKISIIEEIARQTNLLALNAAIEAARAGEHGKGFAVVASEVRKLAERSQTAAGEISELSGRSVQVAEAAGQMLTAILPDIQRTAELVQEISASSKEQDAGADQINRAIQQLDQVIQQNASAAEEMASTTEELAGQAEQLKTTIAFFSLNSTRQQALAYRPV, encoded by the coding sequence ATGTTCTGGCGGTCACTGAAAACCAATACCAGGCTTCTGATCATCAACAATCTGGTTGTTATCTGCATTATCGGTGCCCTGACAACCCTGACCATGTACTCGGTCTTTGTGCAGATCGAGAAGTTTGCTATTGCCAACCAGGAAAGCCGGATGGCGACCCTGAAGGAACTGCTGCATCAAAAAGGGACCACATTTTCTGTTGTAGACAACAAACTGCTGGCCGGGTCCTATCAGATCAATAACAATTTTGAAATCCCCGACAAGGTCAAGGAACTGACCGGTGGTACTGCCACCATCTTTATGGGGGACACCCGTATCTCTACCAATGTGCTGACCAAAGAGGGCAAGCGGGCCATCGGCACCACCCTTCAGGGCAAAGCCCATGATGCAATCTTCAAGGAGAACAAAGCATTTCACGGCAAAACCAGGATTCTTGGTACCACCTATTACACCGCCTACGAACCGATTCGGGACAACGCGGGAAAAACCATTGGTGTGCTGTACGTTGGTATCAAGCAGAGCGAGTTCTTTGCACCTTTCATTGGCTTAACCGTCAAGCTGGGAGCAGCTGCCCTGATCCTGATTGTAATCTGTGCCGTGCTGATGTCGCTCAGTCTACGCCGTTTCTTTGGCCGTTATCTTGGGGATGATCCGGTCAGAATCAGCGAGATCGCCAATCAGATCTCGCAGGGAGATCTCTCGGTTAATCTGGATGCGCAACAGGCACCTGACGGCAGCATCATCGCTTCCATGGCAAACATGGTAACGGCAATCAAGGCGCTGGTGGCCGACGCCAACCTGCTGTCCGAAGCTGCCATTGCCGGCAAACTGGCCACCCGGGTTGATGCCACGAAGCATAAGGGGGACTTCCATGCCATTGTGGCCGGAGTTAACGGCACCCTGGATGCCGTGATCGGCCCGTTGAACGTGGCTGCCGAGTATGTCGACCGGATTTCAAAGGGTGATATCCCGCCGCATATAACAGACAGCTATAATGGTGACTTTAACGACATCAAAAACAACCTGAACGGTTGCATCGATGCGATCACCCATTTGGTGGCAGATGCCAATATGCTTGCCAGGGCTGCTGTAGAGGGCAAACTATCCACCCGCGCTGATGCCACCAGACATCAAGGCGACTTTCATGCCATTGTTGCTGGGGTAAATGCGACTCTGGATGCGGTGATCGGACCGCTGCAGGTTGCAGCAGACTATGTCAACCGGATCTCCAAAGGAGATATCCCACCAAAAATAACAGCCAGTTATCAGGGCGATTTCAATGAGATCAAAAACAATCTCAACACCTGCATTGACGCGGTGAACGCGCTGGTGGCCGATGCCAATCTGTTAGTCAAGGCCGCAGTTGAAGGCAAGCTGTCCACCCGCGCTGATGCCGGCAAACACCAGGGCGACTTCCGTGCGATTGTGGCCGGAGTCAACGAAACCCTTGATGCCGTGATCGGCCCCCTGAATGTGGCAGCCGAGTATGTCGACCGGATCAGCAAAGGTGATATGCCCAGGATCATCACCGATAACTACAATGGCGATTTCAACGACATCAAGAACAACCTGAACGTCCTGATTGAAGCAACCAACAGTATCACCGCCAATGCCAAGCAGGTTGCCCAGGGCAATCTGATGGTTGAACTGAAGAAGCGCAGCGAAAACGACGACCTGATGGAATCACTGGCCAACATGGTGGAGAAGCTGAAGGAGATCGTGCGGGAGGTACAGGCAGCAGCTGACGGCATTGCCACCGGCGGGCAGCAACTCTCTGCCACGGCCCAGTCCCTGTCCCAGGGTGCAACCGAGCAGGCTGCCTCTGCCGAAGAGATCTCCTCCAGCATGGAAGAGATGTCCTCCAGCATTAAACAGAACGCTGACAACGCATCGCAGACCGAGAAGATCTCCAACAAGTCGGCCACCGATGCCCGTGAGGGCGGCAAGGCGGTCAATGAAACCGTGGCCGCCATGAAGGAGATTGCCACCAAGATCAGCATCATTGAAGAGATCGCCCGCCAGACCAATCTGCTGGCTCTGAACGCCGCCATTGAGGCAGCCCGGGCCGGTGAGCACGGCAAGGGATTTGCTGTGGTTGCCTCTGAAGTCCGCAAGCTGGCAGAGCGCAGCCAGACTGCCGCCGGTGAGATCAGTGAACTGTCAGGCCGCAGCGTCCAGGTGGCCGAGGCTGCCGGTCAGATGCTGACCGCCATCCTGCCGGATATCCAGCGTACTGCCGAGCTGGTGCAGGAGATCTCTGCCTCAAGTAAAGAACAGGATGCCGGTGCCGACCAGATCAATCGTGCCATTCAGCAGCTTGATCAGGTGATTCAGCAGAATGCCTCGGCAGCTGAAGAGATGGCCTCCACCACCGAAGAGCTGGCTGGTCAGGCCGAGCAGCTCAAGACAACCATCGCCTTCTTCAGCCTGAACAGCACGCGGCAACAGGCCTTAGCATACCGTCCGGTATGA
- a CDS encoding chemotaxis protein CheW gives MSVSTITETVQYLTFKLDDEIFALDVSKVREILEFTSITKVPQTPEFMRGVINLRGSVVPVIDMRLKFGMDATEQTINTCIIVVEVTLDGDTTILGALADSVQEVVEMEPEQIEPAPHIGTRLNTEFIKGMGKHEEHFVMILDIDRVFSEQEMAALQTSGTQE, from the coding sequence ATGTCCGTTTCAACTATAACAGAAACTGTCCAATACCTGACCTTTAAACTGGACGATGAGATCTTTGCCCTTGATGTATCGAAAGTACGAGAGATACTTGAGTTTACAAGTATAACTAAAGTACCGCAGACACCCGAATTTATGCGGGGGGTCATCAATCTGCGGGGCAGTGTGGTGCCTGTCATAGATATGCGGCTCAAGTTTGGCATGGATGCGACAGAACAAACTATTAATACCTGCATCATTGTGGTTGAAGTAACCCTTGACGGTGACACCACTATTCTGGGTGCCCTGGCCGATTCAGTGCAGGAGGTGGTTGAGATGGAGCCGGAACAGATTGAACCGGCTCCCCATATCGGTACCCGCCTCAACACCGAGTTCATCAAGGGAATGGGCAAGCATGAAGAACATTTTGTGATGATTCTGGATATCGACCGGGTCTTCTCTGAACAGGAAATGGCCGCTCTGCAGACCAGCGGAACACAGGAATAA
- a CDS encoding response regulator: protein MAKLIMTADDSASVRQMVSFTLKQAGYDVVEAVDGKDALAKLGTQKVDMLITDLNMPNLDGIGLIKGVRGGALNKFIPIVMLTTESQESRKSEGKAAGATGWIVKPFKPEQLIAVVKKVLG from the coding sequence ATGGCAAAACTGATTATGACCGCTGATGATTCAGCAAGTGTACGGCAGATGGTAAGCTTTACCCTCAAGCAGGCCGGTTATGACGTGGTTGAGGCGGTGGATGGCAAGGACGCCCTGGCCAAACTGGGCACCCAGAAGGTGGATATGCTGATCACCGACCTGAACATGCCCAACCTGGATGGTATCGGTCTGATCAAGGGGGTTCGTGGCGGCGCCCTGAACAAATTCATCCCGATTGTGATGTTGACCACTGAATCCCAGGAATCCCGCAAGTCAGAAGGCAAGGCTGCCGGTGCCACCGGCTGGATTGTCAAGCCGTTTAAACCTGAACAGCTAATCGCGGTTGTGAAAAAAGTACTCGGCTAG
- a CDS encoding MBL fold metallo-hydrolase translates to MRVIQLARNPNTYTCRSYLLLGDWNQIDAVNTLIDPGTDGYILDEIDKIYTGCGKVAIEQVLLTHNHFDHAASADLFRQRYGARVYGWVPGPGVDALLKDNQVIKAGDEYLDVLHTPGHSSDSVAFYCQSQKLLFSGDTQLRIRTSGGRYTRGYIETLIKLSKREIDLVYPGHDEPFDNDVRSTILNTLQNVRNSEIV, encoded by the coding sequence ATGCGGGTAATTCAGCTGGCCAGAAACCCCAATACCTACACCTGCCGTTCATATCTGCTATTGGGGGACTGGAACCAGATTGATGCCGTCAACACCCTGATTGATCCGGGTACCGATGGCTACATTCTGGACGAGATTGACAAGATCTATACCGGCTGCGGCAAGGTGGCAATTGAGCAGGTGCTGCTGACCCACAATCATTTTGACCACGCGGCTTCGGCAGACCTGTTCCGGCAGAGATACGGCGCCAGGGTCTACGGCTGGGTACCCGGCCCGGGTGTTGATGCTCTTTTAAAAGACAATCAGGTCATAAAGGCGGGCGACGAGTATCTGGATGTGCTGCACACACCGGGGCATTCATCAGACTCGGTAGCCTTCTACTGCCAGTCACAGAAGCTGCTGTTCTCTGGCGACACCCAACTACGCATCCGAACCAGCGGAGGAAGGTACACAAGGGGTTATATTGAAACACTGATTAAGCTGTCAAAACGGGAGATTGATCTGGTCTATCCAGGGCATGACGAACCTTTTGACAACGATGTACGCTCAACAATTTTGAACACCCTGCAAAACGTCAGAAACAGCGAGATTGTGTAA
- a CDS encoding chemotaxis protein CheA: MSSPQEQHIATYREEAGELLAELETSLLELEDNPQDNDLINRVFRAMHTIKGSGAMFGFDDIARFTHEVETVFDQVRNGKMQVTRCLLDLTLQARDQITTMLEASAGGPPADEANGQRIIDGLQQLLPQATKLKQEPVAAAPAQSAEADTSRTYRIRFKPLPEIMLGGTNPISLLNELRDLGSCEVMAHLDAIPSLDQLTPEHCYFYWDIILTTTRGIEAIKDVFIFVEDDCDLKIDLIDDGTTSDGDTSYKKLGDILVERGDLSPVEMQKILSMQKRFGEILVEQGLVPVSKVQSALLEQQQVKQARQERTTAAPAAAEASLSIRVPAERLDHLVNLVGELVTVQAHLTQIAGNRHDNEISAVAEEVERLISELRDTTLNMRMLPIGSTFSKFKRLVRDLSAELGKEIDLETTGAETELDKTVIEKLNDPLVHLIRNSIDHGVEMPDVRKAAGKPAKGIVHLAAVHSGDSVLVTIRDDGAGLDKERIKAKAIERGLITATTELTDKEIYNLIFAPGFSTAQKVTSVSGRGVGMDVVKKAIEALRGTIDIASEQGKGSIITLRIPLTLAIIETLLVRIDQSYFVLPLTMVEECIELTRADVQATHGRHLAHVRGELTPYINLRDEFEIATNQPEIEQIVILSVNGKRIGFVVDDVVGEHQTVIKTLGKLYRDVRGISGATILGDGTVALILDPGLLVQSVAMIEQEQFG; this comes from the coding sequence ATGTCATCACCACAGGAACAACATATAGCCACCTACCGCGAAGAAGCTGGTGAGCTGCTGGCCGAGCTGGAGACCTCCCTGCTTGAACTGGAGGACAACCCCCAGGACAACGACCTGATCAATCGGGTCTTCCGGGCCATGCACACCATCAAAGGTTCCGGTGCCATGTTTGGCTTTGATGACATTGCCCGCTTTACCCATGAGGTTGAAACGGTCTTTGATCAGGTCAGAAACGGCAAGATGCAGGTCACCCGTTGCCTGCTTGATCTTACCCTGCAGGCACGGGACCAGATCACCACCATGCTGGAGGCATCGGCTGGTGGCCCTCCGGCAGATGAAGCAAACGGCCAGCGGATTATTGATGGCCTGCAACAGCTATTACCCCAGGCAACCAAACTGAAGCAGGAACCTGTTGCAGCTGCTCCTGCACAATCAGCTGAAGCAGACACCAGCCGCACCTACCGCATCCGCTTCAAACCGCTGCCGGAAATCATGCTGGGTGGCACCAACCCGATCAGCCTGCTGAATGAACTGCGCGACCTTGGTTCCTGTGAAGTCATGGCCCACCTGGACGCCATCCCTTCCCTTGATCAGCTTACCCCTGAACACTGCTATTTTTACTGGGATATCATTCTCACCACAACCCGTGGCATTGAGGCGATCAAGGATGTCTTCATCTTTGTGGAAGATGACTGCGACCTGAAGATTGATCTGATTGACGATGGAACAACTTCAGATGGTGACACCAGCTATAAAAAACTGGGTGACATTCTGGTTGAACGGGGAGACCTCTCTCCGGTGGAGATGCAGAAGATCCTCTCCATGCAGAAGCGGTTCGGCGAAATTCTGGTGGAACAGGGGCTGGTACCGGTCTCAAAGGTACAATCAGCCCTTCTGGAGCAGCAACAGGTCAAACAGGCCCGTCAGGAGCGGACTACGGCGGCGCCGGCTGCAGCTGAAGCCTCCCTCTCAATCCGGGTTCCGGCAGAACGGCTGGATCATCTGGTGAACCTGGTGGGCGAACTGGTTACGGTACAGGCCCACCTGACCCAGATCGCCGGTAACCGCCACGACAATGAAATCAGTGCCGTGGCAGAAGAGGTTGAACGGCTGATCTCTGAGCTGCGGGATACTACCCTTAACATGCGGATGCTGCCGATCGGTTCAACCTTCAGCAAGTTCAAACGATTGGTGCGGGATCTCTCTGCAGAGCTGGGCAAAGAGATTGATCTGGAAACAACCGGCGCAGAGACCGAGCTGGACAAGACCGTTATTGAAAAGCTGAACGACCCGCTGGTGCACCTGATCCGCAACAGTATTGATCATGGTGTGGAAATGCCCGATGTCCGCAAGGCAGCCGGTAAACCAGCCAAGGGGATTGTCCATCTGGCAGCTGTACACTCTGGCGATAGCGTACTGGTCACCATCCGTGATGATGGCGCCGGTCTTGACAAAGAACGGATCAAGGCCAAGGCGATTGAACGGGGGCTAATCACTGCCACCACCGAGCTGACTGATAAAGAGATATACAACCTGATCTTTGCCCCCGGCTTCTCCACCGCCCAGAAGGTCACCAGCGTTTCAGGGCGTGGTGTCGGCATGGATGTGGTCAAAAAAGCGATTGAGGCGTTGCGGGGCACCATCGACATTGCCAGCGAACAGGGTAAGGGATCGATCATCACCCTGCGGATTCCCCTGACCCTGGCCATCATCGAAACTCTGCTGGTCAGGATCGACCAGAGCTACTTTGTACTGCCGCTGACCATGGTGGAAGAGTGTATTGAACTGACCCGTGCCGATGTACAGGCCACCCATGGCCGCCACCTGGCCCATGTACGGGGCGAATTGACCCCCTACATCAACCTGCGGGATGAATTTGAGATCGCCACCAACCAGCCGGAGATTGAACAGATTGTGATCCTCTCGGTAAATGGCAAACGGATCGGCTTTGTGGTGGATGATGTGGTGGGTGAACACCAGACTGTCATCAAGACCCTGGGCAAACTTTATCGAGATGTACGCGGCATATCCGGCGCAACCATCCTGGGGGATGGCACGGTGGCCCTGATCCTTGATCCGGGCCTGTTGGTGCAATCAGTAGCCATGATAGAACAGGAGCAGTTCGGCTAA
- a CDS encoding CheR family methyltransferase, translating to MAFTFFFRDLPVLEYAVEHTLKLALGRLRIKVWDAGCALGQEPYTLAILFAERMGDMGFNTLYLDATDYDSENNFGDIVTAAEYKTEELQRIPPEIFRKYFEEVAGKSGYHKVIDRIRNRVFFKYNDLLQLQPVGSDYSLIVCKNVLLHFSYEQRIEVLRMYHRSLAPGGFFATENTQKIPTEISHLFEPMTPDAQLFRKVG from the coding sequence ATGGCCTTTACCTTCTTTTTCCGCGACCTGCCAGTCCTTGAATATGCCGTTGAACACACCCTGAAGCTGGCTTTAGGCCGCCTCAGAATCAAGGTCTGGGATGCAGGCTGTGCCTTGGGGCAGGAACCGTACACCCTGGCAATCCTGTTTGCAGAACGGATGGGTGATATGGGGTTCAACACCCTGTATCTGGATGCCACTGACTATGACAGCGAAAACAACTTTGGCGATATTGTCACGGCTGCAGAATACAAGACCGAAGAGCTGCAACGGATTCCACCAGAGATCTTTCGCAAATATTTTGAAGAAGTAGCGGGCAAATCCGGCTATCACAAGGTCATTGATCGCATCCGTAATAGGGTTTTTTTCAAGTACAACGACCTGCTGCAGTTGCAGCCGGTGGGTTCTGATTACTCGCTGATCGTCTGTAAGAATGTGCTGCTGCACTTCTCCTATGAACAGCGGATTGAAGTCTTGAGGATGTATCACCGCAGCCTGGCACCCGGTGGATTTTTTGCCACAGAAAACACGCAAAAGATCCCGACCGAGATCAGCCACCTGTTTGAACCGATGACACCAGACGCTCAGCTGTTTAGAAAGGTGGGGTAG